From the Manihot esculenta cultivar AM560-2 chromosome 3, M.esculenta_v8, whole genome shotgun sequence genome, one window contains:
- the LOC110611486 gene encoding uncharacterized protein LOC110611486 → MSEQRLRKAVSDVSSEIFKYGSMDMKAISSSAVLEVKQAECQCCGLKEDCTQDYISKIKGSHSGNWVCGLCSEAVKETLEHGPKMAMQEAVSSHKDFCQKYNTTTRLNPKLSLTCAMRDIAKKSSEKRDSKNSSISKIGRSSSCVPRIDLKK, encoded by the exons ATG AGTGAGCAAAGGCTTCGAAAGGCCGTGTCTGATGTTTCCAGTGAAATTTTCAAGTATGGATCCATGGATATGAAAGCCATTTCTAGCTCTGCAGTTCTTGAAGTGAAGCAAGCAGAATGTCAGTGCTGTGGATTGAAAGAGGATTGCACCCAAGATTATATCTCCAAGATTAAAGGTTCCCATTCTGGAAACTGGGTTTGCGGGCTTTGCTCTGAAGCTGTTAAGGAAACGCTAGAGCATGGTCCGAAAATGGCTATGCAAGAAGCTGTGAGCTCTCATAAGGATTTCTGTCAGAAGTACAACACCACCACCAGACTGAATCCTAAACTATCATTAACTTGTGCAATGAGAGATATAGCCAAAAAAAGTTCTGAGAAGAGGGATTCCAAGAATTCTTCTATATCAAAGATTGGAAGAAGCAGTAGCTGTGTCCCGAGGATTGATCTAAAGAAATAA